A region from the Pseudonocardia petroleophila genome encodes:
- a CDS encoding glycoside hydrolase family 6 protein — MRPARALAALLAVGVAAGCSAPPADAPAPVPAAVVSGSGFYVDPDTAAAGQASRWEAEGRTEDAALIRRISGQPFPLWVTGDAEQVRAQAAEYVGRAAAAGARPLLVAYNIPHRDCGSFSGGGAPDGDYYRSWVAALSLALDGSGATVILEPDAVPHELSGCVDGELRDERYELLGAAIDELTAAGATVYLDAGNPGFISDPDALAGALERSGVDRADGFSLNVANFRTTEENIAFGTAISERLDGARFVVDTSRNGAGAPPEEDIDGAPSFCNPPGRALGAAPTLDAGHPLVDALLWVKRPGESDGACRPGEPEAGQWYPDYALGLAERAAG; from the coding sequence GTGAGGCCCGCCCGTGCACTGGCTGCGCTGCTCGCGGTGGGGGTGGCGGCGGGCTGCTCCGCACCGCCCGCCGACGCCCCGGCCCCCGTCCCGGCCGCCGTCGTGTCGGGGTCGGGTTTCTACGTCGACCCGGACACCGCGGCCGCCGGGCAGGCGTCGCGCTGGGAGGCCGAGGGCCGCACCGAGGACGCCGCGCTGATCCGCCGCATCTCCGGGCAGCCGTTCCCGCTCTGGGTCACCGGCGACGCCGAGCAGGTGCGCGCGCAGGCGGCGGAGTACGTGGGGCGTGCGGCCGCCGCGGGCGCGCGCCCGCTGCTCGTGGCCTACAACATCCCGCACCGCGACTGCGGCAGCTTCTCCGGCGGCGGGGCGCCCGACGGGGACTACTACCGGTCCTGGGTCGCCGCGCTGTCCCTCGCCCTCGACGGCAGCGGCGCCACCGTGATCCTCGAGCCCGACGCCGTGCCGCACGAGCTGTCCGGCTGCGTCGACGGGGAGCTGCGCGACGAGCGCTACGAGCTCCTGGGCGCGGCGATCGACGAGCTCACGGCCGCGGGCGCCACCGTCTACCTCGACGCGGGCAACCCCGGCTTCATCTCCGACCCCGACGCGCTCGCCGGCGCGCTGGAGCGGTCCGGGGTGGACCGGGCCGACGGGTTCTCCCTCAACGTCGCGAACTTCCGCACGACCGAGGAGAACATCGCGTTCGGCACGGCGATCTCGGAGCGCCTCGACGGGGCGCGGTTCGTCGTCGACACCAGCCGCAACGGTGCGGGTGCCCCGCCGGAGGAGGACATCGACGGGGCACCCAGCTTCTGCAACCCGCCCGGCCGCGCGCTCGGCGCCGCCCCGACCCTGGACGCGGGCCACCCCCTGGTGGACGCGCTGCTGTGGGTCAAGCGCCCCGGCGAGTCCGACGGCGCATGCCGCCCCGGCGAGCCGGAGGCCGGGCAGTGGTACCCGGACTACGCGCTGGGCCTGGCCGAGCGCGCCGCGGGCTGA